One region of Salinibacterium sp. TMP30 genomic DNA includes:
- the prmC gene encoding peptide chain release factor N(5)-glutamine methyltransferase, whose product MTAEYNISVADLIGSGTELLSAGGVPSPAVDAEILVAHALELSRGELRVRAVTGAVVPAELEAHARELFGRRAAREPLQHITGSAPFRNLELSVGPGVFVPRPETETVVQFAIDALNASATPEPIGVDLGTGSGAIALSMATEVPRSRIYAVELSPDAMPYTSENFRRYGSVNATLVNADLDEAFTELNGTVDVVISNPPYIPAAAIPRDLEVQLHDPALALYGGEDGLDVVRRVSSTAQRLLHQGGTLVLEHGEEQASAIAALLTADGWNAVAHHKDLLGRDRATTALL is encoded by the coding sequence GTGACTGCCGAGTACAACATCAGTGTCGCTGACCTTATTGGCAGCGGCACTGAGCTGTTGAGTGCCGGGGGAGTACCCAGTCCGGCGGTTGACGCCGAAATCCTTGTCGCTCATGCTCTTGAGCTGAGTCGGGGTGAACTTCGCGTGCGCGCCGTCACCGGTGCAGTTGTTCCGGCTGAACTCGAAGCGCACGCACGAGAACTCTTCGGGCGCCGCGCTGCTCGCGAGCCACTGCAGCACATCACCGGTAGTGCGCCGTTCCGTAACTTGGAGCTGAGTGTAGGGCCAGGCGTCTTTGTGCCGCGTCCAGAGACAGAGACCGTAGTGCAGTTCGCGATCGACGCCTTGAACGCGAGCGCGACCCCGGAGCCGATTGGTGTGGATCTCGGCACGGGAAGCGGTGCGATCGCGCTGTCGATGGCCACGGAGGTTCCTCGGTCGCGCATCTACGCCGTCGAGCTGTCGCCGGACGCGATGCCGTACACGAGCGAGAACTTTCGCCGCTATGGATCCGTCAACGCCACACTCGTGAACGCTGACCTCGACGAAGCATTCACCGAGCTCAATGGCACGGTCGACGTCGTCATCTCCAACCCGCCATACATCCCTGCTGCCGCGATCCCGCGCGACCTCGAGGTTCAGCTTCACGACCCCGCTCTGGCGCTCTACGGCGGAGAAGATGGGTTGGATGTCGTCCGTCGCGTATCCTCGACTGCCCAGCGTCTGCTTCACCAAGGCGGCACTCTTGTGCTCGAGCATGGCGAAGAGCAGGCTTCGGCAATTGCCGCGCTGCTCACAGCGGACGGCTGGAACGCGGTAGCCCACCACAAAGATCTTCTCGGTCGTGACCGAGCAACGACAGCGCTGCTCTAA
- a CDS encoding HAD-IA family hydrolase yields MTLLFIFDMDDVLYEYDWRARMAAMSELTGLSFLELRRLWWHDDGEFGAEAGLYPTGDDYLAAFEKAIGQSVDVARWVETRAAAMTVWPDSLAAAQRAANLGQVTLLTNNGALLGEHLPTLAPELVEIFGDHLRTSSHYKARKPDPAVYERTLEAYGVEPQNAFFVDDMQENVESAQRLGITGHQFVDCAGLHRAIEEFAESRG; encoded by the coding sequence ATGACGCTGCTTTTCATCTTTGATATGGATGACGTGCTCTATGAGTACGACTGGCGTGCCCGAATGGCCGCAATGAGCGAGCTGACCGGGCTGAGCTTTCTCGAACTGCGCCGCCTCTGGTGGCATGACGACGGCGAATTCGGTGCCGAGGCTGGGCTGTATCCGACCGGTGACGACTACCTCGCCGCGTTCGAGAAGGCGATTGGACAGTCGGTGGATGTTGCCCGCTGGGTAGAGACCAGAGCCGCCGCAATGACGGTGTGGCCCGATTCCCTCGCAGCGGCACAACGCGCTGCCAATCTCGGTCAGGTGACGCTGCTCACCAACAATGGCGCACTTCTTGGTGAGCATTTGCCGACGCTCGCGCCAGAGCTTGTTGAGATTTTCGGGGACCACTTGCGCACCTCAAGCCACTACAAAGCCCGCAAACCCGACCCCGCGGTGTACGAGCGCACGCTTGAGGCCTACGGAGTCGAACCGCAGAATGCATTCTTTGTCGACGACATGCAAGAAAACGTGGAGTCAGCTCAGCGACTCGGGATCACCGGCCACCAGTTTGTTGATTGTGCCGGCCTACACCGGGCGATCGAAGAATTTGCTGAGTCACGCGGGTAA
- the rho gene encoding transcription termination factor Rho, with translation MTDVNNHASSVDSRTALSALRLPELQAMAAERGITGASKLRKGDLVEAINEKNSNTETSASVPATTETQVAPARKRASRRVTSADGAAIAGAEAPAGAPQVAKEASPKNDSAPSATAGATDVAPSTDSTTQKPKTASRKKKVDAAPAASESDAAAGSNASADSTASADAPAAEAAPKRNRRSSSRAAETAEAPNDDAKADASHETKSGNSQSDASKNGNADKSGNAETTGDAGSARNSGRDKRDNNANKRDNNADNSGDKSDKGNNSGRGSSDSDFDNDNDGDNSSDGESGSGRNRNRNRNRNSQNSDGSGRQNNNRRQNNSGGGNEPRENREPRDNRGSNNGSNDDSRGGDADSERGGRGRYRDRKRGRGNMGDDYEPEITEDDVLIPVAGILDVLDNYAFVRTTGYLPGNSDVYVSLGQVKKYNLRKGDAVVGAIRQPREGDNNQGRQKYNAIVRIDSINGLPVEEAANRVEFGKLTPLYPQERLRLETEPSMLSTRIIDLAAPIGKGQRGLIVSPPKAGKTQVLQSIANAISKNNPEVHLMVVLVDERPEEVTDMQRTVKGEVIASTFDRPAEDHTTVAELAIERAKRLVELGHDVVVLLDSITRLGRAYNQTAPASGRVLSGGVDASALYPPKRFFGAARNVEEGGSLTIIATALVETGSKMDEVIFEEFKGTGNMELRLSRQLADKRIFPAVDINASGTRREEMLLGADEVKVTWNLRRALAGLDQQAALEIVLGKLKETNSNVEFLMQIQKSLPSTNGKKED, from the coding sequence GGCACGTAAGCGCGCATCGCGCCGTGTCACGAGTGCCGATGGTGCCGCTATCGCGGGCGCCGAGGCTCCTGCTGGCGCCCCACAGGTTGCGAAGGAGGCTTCACCGAAGAACGACTCCGCTCCATCTGCAACGGCAGGCGCAACAGATGTCGCACCGTCGACAGATTCCACGACGCAAAAGCCTAAGACGGCTTCTCGCAAGAAGAAGGTCGACGCTGCACCCGCAGCAAGCGAGTCGGATGCCGCAGCAGGCTCGAACGCTTCGGCCGACTCGACAGCATCAGCCGATGCTCCCGCTGCTGAGGCAGCACCTAAGCGCAACCGCCGCAGCTCGAGCCGCGCCGCAGAAACCGCCGAGGCTCCGAACGATGATGCCAAGGCTGACGCTTCACACGAGACCAAGTCGGGCAACTCGCAGAGTGACGCTAGCAAGAACGGCAACGCCGACAAGAGTGGCAACGCGGAGACTACTGGCGATGCCGGTAGTGCTCGTAACTCTGGTCGCGACAAGCGCGACAACAACGCCAACAAGCGCGACAATAACGCCGACAACAGTGGCGACAAGAGCGACAAGGGCAACAACTCAGGCCGCGGATCTTCGGATTCCGATTTCGACAACGACAACGATGGCGACAACAGCTCCGACGGTGAGTCCGGTTCCGGCCGCAATCGCAACCGTAATCGCAACCGCAACAGCCAGAACAGTGATGGCTCAGGTCGTCAGAACAACAATCGCCGCCAGAACAACAGCGGTGGCGGCAATGAACCTCGCGAGAACCGCGAACCCCGCGATAACCGCGGCAGCAACAACGGCAGCAACGATGACTCGCGCGGCGGAGACGCTGATTCCGAGCGCGGAGGCCGCGGCCGTTACCGTGACCGCAAGCGCGGCCGCGGCAACATGGGCGACGACTACGAGCCCGAGATCACCGAAGATGACGTACTGATTCCGGTTGCCGGCATCCTTGACGTTCTCGACAACTACGCATTTGTCCGCACTACTGGCTACTTGCCGGGTAACAGCGATGTGTACGTTTCGCTCGGCCAGGTCAAGAAGTACAACCTGCGTAAGGGTGACGCTGTTGTTGGCGCTATCCGCCAACCGCGCGAGGGCGACAACAACCAGGGCCGCCAGAAGTACAACGCGATTGTGCGAATCGACTCGATCAACGGCTTGCCCGTTGAAGAGGCGGCGAACCGCGTTGAATTTGGCAAGCTCACTCCGCTCTACCCGCAGGAGCGTCTGCGTCTCGAAACTGAGCCGTCGATGCTCTCGACTCGCATCATCGACCTTGCAGCTCCCATCGGTAAGGGTCAGCGCGGTCTGATCGTTTCGCCCCCCAAGGCAGGCAAGACGCAGGTCTTGCAGTCAATCGCGAACGCAATCTCCAAGAACAACCCCGAGGTTCACCTCATGGTTGTTCTTGTTGACGAGCGCCCCGAAGAAGTCACCGACATGCAGCGCACCGTCAAGGGTGAAGTTATCGCTTCCACCTTCGACCGCCCGGCTGAAGACCACACCACGGTTGCAGAGCTTGCGATTGAGCGCGCCAAGCGCCTCGTTGAGCTTGGCCACGACGTTGTCGTGCTGCTCGACTCGATCACTCGCCTTGGCCGTGCCTACAACCAAACTGCCCCGGCATCCGGTCGCGTTCTCTCTGGCGGCGTTGACGCGTCTGCGCTCTACCCACCGAAGCGTTTCTTTGGTGCAGCACGCAACGTTGAAGAGGGTGGCTCACTTACCATCATCGCTACTGCACTCGTCGAGACCGGTTCGAAGATGGATGAAGTTATCTTCGAAGAGTTCAAGGGCACCGGCAATATGGAACTGCGTCTGTCGCGCCAGCTCGCCGACAAGCGCATCTTCCCTGCGGTTGATATCAATGCCTCCGGAACCCGTCGCGAAGAGATGCTTCTCGGTGCTGACGAAGTGAAGGTCACCTGGAATTTGCGTCGTGCGCTGGCTGGTCTCGACCAGCAGGCTGCACTCGAAATCGTGCTGGGTAAACTGAAGGAGACGAACTCGAACGTTGAGTTCCTCATGCAGATCCAGAAGTCGCTTCCTTCCACCAACGGCAAAAAAGAGGACTAA
- the prfA gene encoding peptide chain release factor 1 produces the protein MFESVQSLLTEHEELEGQLADPELHSDPVRSRKVNRRYAELSRIVASYREWRQLTDDLAAATEMADEDESFAAEIPGLTEKLEAVQEKLRRILIPRDPNDSRDVIMEIKMGEGGAESALFAGDLLRMYLHYAESKKWKTEIIEQTSSDLGGIKDVQLAIKGSSSDPAEGVWAHLKYEGGVHRVQRVPATESQGRIHTSAAGVLVFPEVDEPEEVEISQNDLKIDVYRSSGPGGQSVNTTDSAVRITHLPTGIVVAMQNEKSQLQNREAGMRVLRARILARYQEEADAEASEYRKSQIRTMDRSERIRTYNFPENRIADHRTGYKAYNLDQAISGALEPVIQSCIIADEEARLALIGNDS, from the coding sequence ATGTTCGAGTCAGTACAGTCGCTGCTGACCGAGCATGAGGAGCTCGAGGGTCAGCTGGCTGACCCCGAGCTCCACTCTGACCCGGTCCGCTCAAGAAAAGTCAACCGACGCTACGCCGAGTTGTCGCGCATTGTTGCGTCCTACCGCGAGTGGCGTCAGCTGACCGATGACTTAGCGGCAGCCACTGAAATGGCTGACGAAGATGAGTCGTTCGCTGCCGAGATTCCGGGCCTCACCGAGAAGCTCGAAGCTGTTCAAGAGAAGCTTCGCCGCATTCTGATTCCGCGTGACCCCAACGATTCCCGTGACGTCATCATGGAAATCAAAATGGGTGAGGGTGGGGCCGAATCGGCTCTCTTCGCTGGCGACCTGCTGCGCATGTATTTGCACTATGCCGAGTCTAAAAAGTGGAAGACCGAGATAATCGAGCAGACCTCGAGCGACCTTGGCGGAATCAAAGATGTGCAGTTGGCCATCAAGGGTTCGTCTAGTGATCCGGCTGAGGGCGTCTGGGCTCACTTGAAGTACGAGGGTGGAGTGCACCGCGTTCAGCGGGTGCCCGCCACTGAGTCTCAAGGCCGCATCCACACGTCCGCTGCTGGGGTGCTCGTATTCCCTGAGGTCGATGAGCCTGAAGAGGTTGAGATCAGCCAGAACGATCTCAAGATCGACGTTTACCGCTCGTCGGGGCCTGGTGGCCAGTCGGTGAACACTACTGACTCTGCTGTTCGCATTACTCACCTTCCGACTGGCATTGTCGTGGCCATGCAGAACGAGAAATCGCAACTGCAAAACCGCGAAGCTGGTATGCGGGTGCTGCGTGCGCGCATCCTTGCCCGCTACCAAGAAGAAGCGGATGCCGAGGCAAGCGAATACCGTAAGAGCCAAATCCGCACGATGGATCGTTCCGAGCGCATCCGCACCTACAACTTCCCCGAAAATCGTATTGCCGATCACCGCACGGGATACAAGGCCTACAACCTCGATCAGGCGATCAGTGGTGCTCTCGAGCCTGTCATCCAATCGTGCATCATTGCCGATGAAGAGGCGCGCTTGGCGTTGATCGGAAACGACTCCTGA